A genomic segment from Arcobacter acticola encodes:
- a CDS encoding PAS domain-containing sensor histidine kinase encodes MLFKNDKKYSLNDIERLYSQIPLIFIIVIALLSSLITFFILDSKQSREIDLLKQKYFLNYEFAQKEEISRFKAYVEKKLKNRFLKEEIHLKNITYKVVGYIQSNRLKEFDKLSTYLKNIEETNNVNLTIFKKENLDILYGKQSITYLQNLIFNYKDKKYKDLILMYIYSQGNENLQYWKDDIANTVRLSFYDKVLIDDEEYYIGALSTINSISMITKNAIIDAINSNNFDIWFYDLISQKTYNFNKKKKYVDSNELFKNEKDTKSYELLKHYFTDFGYNDKFKNYSYLYKKYNFLVSTFNNNEIVENQTKDTIAKIKKDSSNLLLKILSYILIGATLLILLTYLFINFIKKIITEYNDELENKTVSLIHWKKRFELAIIASNDGLWDIDFKSQKIYFSDKWLDMFGYEKDEVLTFSDWFNLIHNEDKINVEKLFDKIFAKVDDTFICEYRLKTKNEGFKWVLARGKSFLDDNDELDRMLMMSMDIDKNKRMKKELLDIELLVEDGKIVIFKLMNDENLSVQYISNSIQIFGFTKNMFEKQNMRFMDLIHKEDIANVQVAINAAVKKDLPHFTFTCRIVNAANEIRWISSRVILIKNHTGQISHFYGYLNDITKIKLSEEELKLKVEEELIKNREKDRILIQQNKLAAMGEMLGNIAHQWRQPLNNVSLILQFLRDNYKNKEVSEEKIDKFMNKANKHIEYMSETIDDFRNFYKPSKTQNKFFVNESIDTLLDMVKNQYESENIKINFEYENIEITNYENELKQALLNILNNAKDALLSKKDIEDFDAFINISLYKNEEKMILEISNNGGNINEEILYKIFEPYFTTKFETQGTGIGLYMTKSIIETNMKGKIEVQNIINGVKFTITLNI; translated from the coding sequence ATGCTTTTTAAAAATGATAAAAAATATAGCTTAAACGATATAGAGCGATTATATTCACAAATACCATTGATATTTATAATTGTAATTGCTTTATTATCTTCTCTTATTACTTTTTTTATTTTAGACTCAAAACAATCTAGAGAAATAGACTTACTTAAACAAAAATACTTTTTAAATTATGAATTTGCGCAAAAAGAAGAAATTAGTAGATTCAAAGCTTATGTTGAAAAAAAATTGAAAAATAGGTTTTTAAAAGAAGAAATACATCTTAAGAATATTACTTATAAAGTTGTTGGATATATTCAATCAAATCGTTTAAAAGAGTTTGATAAATTAAGTACTTATTTAAAAAATATAGAAGAAACAAATAATGTAAATCTTACTATTTTTAAAAAAGAAAATTTAGATATTTTATATGGAAAACAATCAATTACTTATTTACAAAATTTAATTTTTAATTACAAAGATAAAAAATATAAAGATCTTATTTTAATGTATATCTATTCACAAGGTAATGAAAATCTTCAATATTGGAAGGATGATATTGCAAATACTGTGAGATTAAGTTTTTATGATAAGGTTCTTATTGATGATGAAGAGTATTATATTGGGGCTCTTTCTACTATTAACTCAATTAGTATGATTACAAAAAATGCAATAATTGATGCTATTAATAGTAATAATTTCGATATTTGGTTTTATGATCTCATTTCACAAAAAACATATAATTTTAACAAAAAGAAAAAATATGTTGATTCAAATGAGTTATTTAAAAATGAAAAAGACACTAAATCTTATGAGCTTTTAAAACACTATTTTACTGACTTTGGATATAACGACAAGTTTAAAAATTATAGTTATCTTTATAAAAAATATAATTTTTTAGTTTCAACATTTAATAACAATGAAATAGTAGAAAATCAAACAAAAGATACTATTGCTAAAATTAAAAAAGACAGTAGCAATCTACTTTTGAAAATTCTTAGTTATATTTTAATTGGTGCAACACTATTAATACTACTTACTTATCTTTTTATAAATTTTATTAAAAAAATCATTACAGAATATAATGATGAACTTGAAAATAAAACCGTATCTTTAATTCATTGGAAAAAAAGGTTTGAGTTGGCGATTATTGCTTCAAATGATGGTTTATGGGATATTGATTTTAAAAGCCAAAAAATATATTTTTCTGATAAGTGGTTGGATATGTTTGGATATGAAAAAGATGAAGTGCTAACTTTTTCTGATTGGTTTAATCTAATACATAATGAAGATAAAATAAATGTGGAAAAATTATTTGATAAAATATTTGCAAAAGTTGATGATACTTTTATTTGTGAGTATAGATTAAAAACAAAAAATGAAGGTTTTAAATGGGTACTAGCAAGAGGTAAATCTTTTCTTGATGATAATGATGAGCTAGATAGAATGCTAATGATGTCTATGGACATAGACAAAAATAAAAGAATGAAAAAAGAGTTATTGGATATTGAGCTTTTAGTTGAAGATGGAAAAATTGTAATTTTTAAACTTATGAACGATGAGAACTTATCAGTTCAATATATTTCAAATAGTATTCAAATTTTTGGATTTACTAAAAACATGTTTGAAAAACAGAATATGAGATTTATGGATTTAATTCATAAAGAAGATATTGCAAATGTACAAGTTGCTATTAATGCAGCTGTAAAAAAAGATCTACCACATTTTACTTTTACTTGTAGAATAGTTAATGCTGCAAATGAAATAAGATGGATATCAAGTAGAGTTATTCTTATTAAAAACCATACTGGGCAAATAAGCCACTTTTATGGCTATTTAAATGATATTACAAAAATAAAACTAAGTGAAGAAGAATTAAAATTAAAAGTTGAAGAAGAACTTATTAAAAATAGAGAAAAAGATAGAATTTTAATCCAGCAGAATAAACTAGCAGCCATGGGAGAGATGTTAGGGAATATTGCTCACCAATGGAGACAACCTTTAAATAATGTCTCTTTAATACTTCAATTCTTAAGAGATAATTATAAAAACAAAGAAGTAAGTGAAGAGAAGATTGATAAATTTATGAATAAAGCAAATAAGCACATTGAGTATATGAGTGAAACAATTGATGATTTTAGAAATTTTTATAAACCATCAAAAACACAAAATAAATTTTTTGTAAATGAGAGTATTGATACTTTACTTGATATGGTGAAAAATCAATATGAAAGTGAAAATATAAAAATAAACTTTGAGTATGAAAATATTGAAATAACAAATTATGAAAATGAACTAAAACAAGCTTTATTAAATATTTTGAATAATGCAAAAGATGCCTTACTTTCTAAAAAAGATATAGAAGATTTTGATGCTTTTATTAATATATCTTTATACAAAAATGAAGAAAAAATGATATTAGAAATATCAAATAATGGTGGAAATATAAATGAAGAAATTTTATACAAAATTTTTGAACCATACTTTACAACAAAGTTTGAAACTCAAGGAACAGGAATAGGGCTTTATATGACAAAATCGATTATTGAAACTAATATGAAAGGGAAAATTGAAGTCCAAAATATAATTAATGGTGTTAAATTTACCATTACTTTAAACATTTAA
- the aspA gene encoding aspartate ammonia-lyase yields MERLLRIEKDFLGEKEIDPSKYYGIQTLRAKENFNITKTDISLFPNFIKSLAKVKKACALTNYELGDLSDMQKDAIVQACNEIIDGKFHDQFIVDPIQGGAGTSTNMNANEVIANRALEILGKPKSSYDIIHPNNHINMSQSTNDVYPTAIKLTLHELIYKLKESLRFLRDCFEEKSVEFKDVLKMGRTQLQDAVPMTLGQEFKTFAVMIDADIFRLRDVQAHLREVNLGATAIGTGINSKAAYQRKVISNLREVTGVDYIAAGDLIEATQDTGSFVHISGMLKSVAIKVSKICNDLRLLSSGPRAGFNEINLPPMQPGSSIMPGKVNPVIPEVVNQVAFEVIGADMTIAMASEGGQLQLNVFEPLIAYKLFTSINMMRRAFYSLGEKCVKGITANEEVCMENILNSVTLVTCLNPILGYEKSSALAKEALKTNKRVYDIILEQELFTKEELDELLRPENMVTNLSKDAK; encoded by the coding sequence AAGAGATAGATCCCAGTAAATATTATGGAATACAAACATTAAGAGCAAAAGAAAATTTTAATATTACTAAAACAGATATATCTTTGTTCCCAAATTTTATTAAATCACTTGCAAAAGTAAAAAAAGCTTGTGCTTTAACTAACTATGAGTTAGGCGATTTATCTGATATGCAAAAAGATGCAATTGTTCAAGCTTGTAATGAAATTATAGATGGAAAATTTCATGATCAATTTATTGTAGATCCTATTCAAGGTGGAGCTGGAACTTCTACAAATATGAATGCAAATGAAGTTATTGCAAATCGTGCTTTAGAGATTTTAGGAAAACCAAAAAGTTCATATGACATTATTCATCCAAATAATCATATTAATATGAGTCAATCTACAAATGATGTTTATCCAACTGCTATTAAGTTAACTTTACATGAGTTAATATATAAATTAAAAGAATCTTTAAGATTTTTAAGAGATTGCTTTGAAGAAAAATCTGTTGAATTTAAAGATGTTTTAAAAATGGGAAGAACGCAGTTACAAGATGCTGTTCCTATGACTTTAGGTCAAGAATTTAAAACATTTGCGGTTATGATTGATGCAGATATTTTTAGATTAAGAGATGTACAAGCTCATTTAAGAGAAGTTAATTTAGGTGCTACTGCAATTGGTACTGGAATTAACTCAAAAGCTGCATATCAAAGAAAAGTTATTTCAAACTTGCGAGAAGTTACAGGTGTTGATTATATTGCTGCAGGTGATTTAATTGAAGCTACTCAAGATACAGGTTCATTTGTACATATTTCTGGAATGTTAAAAAGTGTTGCAATTAAAGTATCAAAAATTTGTAATGACTTAAGACTTCTTAGTTCAGGACCAAGAGCTGGATTTAATGAAATAAATCTTCCTCCAATGCAACCAGGAAGCTCAATAATGCCTGGAAAAGTAAATCCTGTTATTCCTGAAGTTGTAAACCAGGTTGCTTTTGAAGTAATTGGTGCTGATATGACTATTGCAATGGCAAGTGAAGGTGGACAATTACAATTAAATGTATTTGAACCATTAATTGCTTATAAATTATTTACTTCAATTAATATGATGAGAAGAGCATTTTATTCTTTAGGTGAAAAATGCGTTAAAGGAATTACTGCAAACGAAGAAGTTTGTATGGAAAATATCTTAAATTCAGTAACACTTGTAACTTGTTTAAATCCAATTTTAGGATATGAAAAGAGTTCAGCACTTGCTAAAGAAGCTTTAAAAACAAACAAAAGAGTTTATGACATTATTTTAGAACAAGAACTATTTACAAAAGAAGAACTTGATGAATTATTAAGACCTGAAAATATGGTAACTAATCTTTCTAAGGATGCAAAATGA
- a CDS encoding asparaginase domain-containing protein, with product MKITVLNTGGTFNKRYNPIKGQLEVPSDNIALDKIVKSCFNVQFDIKNIVSKDSLDFTQEDRETILKEIQNSTSDKIIIIHGTDTVDLTSKFIEDKIEGKKIVFTGAMVPMSIDEVEATMNFSQAIGFLNAPIENGIYLSMHGVVVEHNRLKKNRSVGQFLVN from the coding sequence ATGAAAATAACTGTATTAAATACAGGTGGAACATTTAACAAAAGATATAATCCAATTAAAGGACAATTAGAAGTTCCAAGTGATAATATCGCATTAGACAAGATTGTAAAATCTTGTTTTAATGTACAATTTGACATTAAAAATATTGTTTCAAAAGATAGTTTAGATTTTACTCAAGAAGATAGAGAAACTATTTTAAAAGAGATACAAAATAGCACAAGTGACAAAATTATCATCATTCACGGAACTGATACTGTTGATTTAACTTCAAAATTTATTGAAGATAAAATTGAGGGTAAAAAAATAGTTTTCACAGGTGCAATGGTTCCTATGAGTATTGATGAAGTTGAAGCAACTATGAATTTTTCTCAAGCAATTGGATTTTTAAATGCACCAATAGAAAATGGTATTTATTTATCAATGCATGGAGTTGTAGTTGAGCATAATAGACTTAAAAAAAATAGATCAGTAGGGCAATTTTTAGTTAATTAG